A stretch of Linepithema humile isolate Giens D197 chromosome 3, Lhum_UNIL_v1.0, whole genome shotgun sequence DNA encodes these proteins:
- the LOC136998428 gene encoding uncharacterized protein isoform X1 produces the protein MKNNIQHKEVSENITSSPIYPHSIPLENEMQLLHNLQPCCQPVSNVENANSLVQESYHIQELGNTVSIEPLQKVIPSHQIQLENNAPIAREKNEISQVIEILHDLQHKMQRTNERLNTIERKIDCNVINIIPTKPRILPFSTIEAIQMFTKDNAVYEEVVQYFKFLNCITLKDSVHQCIKEALTMQVAGQMTWWGINDIKFPFYNTILCQAIYQAVASNRYYPKPTREEFQKNIVASLKIAK, from the exons atGAAGAATAACATACAACATAAAGAAGTTTCGGAAAATATTACATCATCACCCATTTATCCACATAGTATTCCTTTGGAGAATGAGATGCAGTTGCTACACAATTTACAACCATGTTGTCAACCTGTATCAAATGTTGAAAATGCAAATTCATTAGTGCAAGAATCATATCACATACAAGAATTGGGAAATACCGTATCAATTGAACCACTTCAAAAAGTTATACCATCACATCAAATacaattggaaaataatgcaCCAAtagcaagagaaaaaaatgaaatatcgcAAGTAATTGAAATACTTCACGACTTACAGCATAAAATGCA aaGAACAAATGAACGATTGAATACAATAGAGCGAAAAATCGATTGCAacgttattaatataattcctACAAAGCCGCGAATTCTTCCATTTTCGACAATAGAAGCAATACAAATGTTTACAAAGGATAACGCCGTTTATGAAgaagtt GTACagtactttaaatttttaaactgcaTAACATTAAAAGATAGCGTGCATCAATGTATAAAAGAAGCTTTAACGATGCAAGTAGCCGGACAAATGACATGGTGGggaattaatgatattaaattcccattctataatacaattttatgtcAAGCGATTTACC aagccGTAGCGTCAAATAGGTATTATCCTAAACCAACTAGAGAagaattccaaaaaaatatcGTCGCATCCTTGAAAATTGCCAAATAA
- the LOC136998428 gene encoding uncharacterized protein isoform X3 — protein MKMCRVILISIRIQTVQGIPLENEMQLLHNLQPCCQPVSNVENANSLVQESYHIQELGNTVSIEPLQKVIPSHQIQLENNAPIAREKNEISQVIEILHDLQHKMQRTNERLNTIERKIDCNVINIIPTKPRILPFSTIEAIQMFTKDNAVYEEVVQYFKFLNCITLKDSVHQCIKEALTMQVAGQMTWWGINDIKFPFYNTILCQAIYQAVASNRYYPKPTREEFQKNIVASLKIAK, from the exons atgaaaatgtgcCGTGTAATTCTAATTTCAATAAGGATTCAAACTGTACAAGG TATTCCTTTGGAGAATGAGATGCAGTTGCTACACAATTTACAACCATGTTGTCAACCTGTATCAAATGTTGAAAATGCAAATTCATTAGTGCAAGAATCATATCACATACAAGAATTGGGAAATACCGTATCAATTGAACCACTTCAAAAAGTTATACCATCACATCAAATacaattggaaaataatgcaCCAAtagcaagagaaaaaaatgaaatatcgcAAGTAATTGAAATACTTCACGACTTACAGCATAAAATGCA aaGAACAAATGAACGATTGAATACAATAGAGCGAAAAATCGATTGCAacgttattaatataattcctACAAAGCCGCGAATTCTTCCATTTTCGACAATAGAAGCAATACAAATGTTTACAAAGGATAACGCCGTTTATGAAgaagtt GTACagtactttaaatttttaaactgcaTAACATTAAAAGATAGCGTGCATCAATGTATAAAAGAAGCTTTAACGATGCAAGTAGCCGGACAAATGACATGGTGGggaattaatgatattaaattcccattctataatacaattttatgtcAAGCGATTTACC aagccGTAGCGTCAAATAGGTATTATCCTAAACCAACTAGAGAagaattccaaaaaaatatcGTCGCATCCTTGAAAATTGCCAAATAA
- the LOC136998426 gene encoding uncharacterized protein, which produces MEINDDIADCYREIGSNEENSNYNIEIDNDDKEAEDETIDAEVNLPIVTVNMNEEIHASLNSLSEKLNILYEGFEQLRKEIKQEAAKNSSKLSAILAILRDKFPANEGIDEVTMDLMPQFPLTSIEQYLEFNETLKNNEAFRKCFDKRIKCIGGDSIQKMVSNILTNCISFDLGHKLSWTGAKNTIAIENSTFANIIVAAVSFTKGKGPDCTVTSIVKHIKSWLQHAGDKMRYRMKKQQ; this is translated from the exons atggaaataaatgaTGATATTGCTGACTGTTATCGAGAAATCGGTAGTAACGAggaaaattctaattataatatagaaattgacAATGATGATAAAGAAGCTGAAGACGAAACTATCG ATGCAGAAGTGAATCTTCCAATAGTGACAGTGAATATGAATGAAGAAATACATGCATCTCTAA attCTTTAAGTGAAaagctaaatattttatatgaaggctttgaacaattaagaaaagagataaaacaAGAAGCAGCTAAAAATAGTTCCAAACTGAGTGCAATACTTGCTATTTTAAGAGATAAATTTCCAGCAAACGAAGGAATTGATGAAGTTACTATGGATTTGATGCCTCAATTTCCTTTGACATCAATTGAACAATACCTAGAATTCaatgaaacattaaaaaataatgaagcatttcgtaaatgtttt gacaaaagaattaaatgtattGGTGGTGACTCCATACAAAAAATGGTTTCCAATATTCTAACAAACTGTATATCATTTGACCTTGGTCATAAGCTATCTTGGACCGGTGCAAAAAATACGATTGCAATAGAAAATTCTACTTTTGCAAACATCATAGTTG CGGCTGTAAGTTTTACAAAAGGCAAAGGACCTGACTGCACCGTTACATCCATTGTAAAACATATCAAGAGCTGGTTACAACATGCTGGTGATAAGATGAGATATAGAATGAAAAAACAACAATAG
- the LOC136998428 gene encoding uncharacterized protein isoform X2 yields MKNNIQHKEVSENITSSPIYPHSIPLENEMQLLHNLQPCCQPVSNVENANSLVQESYHIQELGNTVSIEPLQKVIPSHQIQLENNAPIAREKNEISQVIEILHDLQHKMQTNERLNTIERKIDCNVINIIPTKPRILPFSTIEAIQMFTKDNAVYEEVVQYFKFLNCITLKDSVHQCIKEALTMQVAGQMTWWGINDIKFPFYNTILCQAIYQAVASNRYYPKPTREEFQKNIVASLKIAK; encoded by the exons atGAAGAATAACATACAACATAAAGAAGTTTCGGAAAATATTACATCATCACCCATTTATCCACATAGTATTCCTTTGGAGAATGAGATGCAGTTGCTACACAATTTACAACCATGTTGTCAACCTGTATCAAATGTTGAAAATGCAAATTCATTAGTGCAAGAATCATATCACATACAAGAATTGGGAAATACCGTATCAATTGAACCACTTCAAAAAGTTATACCATCACATCAAATacaattggaaaataatgcaCCAAtagcaagagaaaaaaatgaaatatcgcAAGTAATTGAAATACTTCACGACTTACAGCATAAAATGCA AACAAATGAACGATTGAATACAATAGAGCGAAAAATCGATTGCAacgttattaatataattcctACAAAGCCGCGAATTCTTCCATTTTCGACAATAGAAGCAATACAAATGTTTACAAAGGATAACGCCGTTTATGAAgaagtt GTACagtactttaaatttttaaactgcaTAACATTAAAAGATAGCGTGCATCAATGTATAAAAGAAGCTTTAACGATGCAAGTAGCCGGACAAATGACATGGTGGggaattaatgatattaaattcccattctataatacaattttatgtcAAGCGATTTACC aagccGTAGCGTCAAATAGGTATTATCCTAAACCAACTAGAGAagaattccaaaaaaatatcGTCGCATCCTTGAAAATTGCCAAATAA